One Falco biarmicus isolate bFalBia1 chromosome 13, bFalBia1.pri, whole genome shotgun sequence genomic region harbors:
- the LOC130158010 gene encoding cytochrome P450 2J6-like — protein sequence MAKIHGNVFTLWLSNVPVVVLQGFQAVKEGLTVHAEHVAGRPTSRVFHMLNQGNGVMFSNGHLWKQQRHFGLATMRKMGVGKKDQEYQLQKEACHLVEYFQKMNGKPLDPTMPVVHTVSNVICSVIFGHRFSKDDENFHQLIESIDTIAGFMNSVSFFVCEIFPWLPSRFLAPMKQAKASINFVNTLLAKELENHKKKRGTDENQDFIDYYLDEIDKTKGDADATYDEENLIQSIFDLFLAGVETTATTLRWALLYMVIYPDIQEKVQKEMDDVLGCSHLICYEDRKKLPYTNAVIHEIQRYSNIVLIALPRQSVKDTELLGFPVPKNTIILSNIDSVLSDPGKWETPDEFNPGHFLDKDGNFVNRDAFLPFSIGHRVCMGQLLARMELFIVFSTLLQAFTFTLPEGVKEGNTKLVFGATMKPPPYQLCAIPR from the exons ATGGCCAAAATTCATGGTAACGTCTTCACCTTATGGCTTTCAAATGTTCCTGTCGTTGTCCTGCAAGGGTTTCAGGCAGTGAAGGAAGGTCTGACTGTTCATGCTGAACATGTTGCTGGAAGGCCAACAAGCAGAGTCTTTCACATGCTGAATCAAGGAAAcg GTGTTATGTTTTCTAATGGTCATCTCTGGAAGCAACAGAGGCATTTTGGACTTGCGACAATGAGGAAAAtgggagtggggaaaaaagaccaGGAGTATCAGCTACAAAAGGAGGCCTGTCACCTGGTGGAATACTTCCAGAAAATGAATG GAAAACCTCTGGACCCCACTATGCCTGTCGTTCATACTGTCTCAAATGTGAtctgttctgtgatttttggACATCGCTTCTCTAAAGATGATGAAAATTTTCACCAGTTGATTGAATCCATTGATACTATAGCAGGATTTATGAACAGCGTCTCTTTCTTT GTATGTGAAATCTTTCCCTGGCTTCCAAGTCGTTTCCTAGCACCAATGAAACAAGCTAAGGCCAGCATAAATTTTGTGAACACTCTATtagcaaaggaacttgaaaaccacaaaaaaaaaagaggaacagaTGAAAATCAAGATTTTATTGATTACTATTTGGATGAGATAGATAAA ACTAAAGGAGATGCTGATGCTACTTATGATGAAGAAAACTTGATCCAGTCTATTTTTGACCTCTTTCTGGCAGGTGTAGAAACAACAGCCACCACTTTACGTTGGGCATTGCTCTATATGGTGATTTATCCTGATATTCAAG AGAAAGTCCAAAAGGAGATGGATGATGTTCTCGGTTGTTCCCATTTAATTTGCTACGAGGACAGAAAGAAGTTGCCTTATACAAATGCTGTAATTCACGAGATCCAGCGATACAGTAACATAGTCTTAATTGCACTTCCAAGACAGAGCGTGAaggacacagagctgctgggatTTCCTGTTCCAAAG aacacCATAATTTTATCAAATATTGACTCTGTTCTGTCTGACCCTGGAAAATGGGAGACACCTGATGAGTTCAACCCAGGCCACTTTCTGGATAAAGACGGAAACTTTGTAAACAGGGATGCATTCTTACCATTTTCAATAG GGCACCGAGTATGcatggggcagctgctggcaaggaTGGAGCTCTTTATTGTCTTTTCCACCCTGTTACAGGCATTCACATTCACCCTGCCAGAAGGAGTGAAAGAAGGCAATACAAAGCTGGTTTTTGGAGCCACAATGAAGCCACCTCCCTACCAGCTCTGTGCCATTCCTCGGTAG